The Candidatus Polarisedimenticolia bacterium genome contains a region encoding:
- a CDS encoding GspMb/PilO family protein — protein sequence MTKAMTGSKRGRFNIREERVKVAVVLGIVAVLNIILYVTMNLPRLHRQAVEEQRLAAVTQSLSEVSRRVGTMKDLDQRFEGEQEKVKKFYGDILGTKDLRMIRIQREVRAIATSLGMDPETIAYQPELLDKVGLVRFSVNVPLSGDYRNLRQFINKIEKSENFLIVDSVTLGGSKDGGALLDLNIHLSTYFDAPELRDLKPAAPKKPEGKT from the coding sequence ATGACGAAGGCCATGACCGGAAGCAAGCGAGGCCGCTTCAACATCCGCGAGGAGCGCGTCAAGGTGGCGGTGGTCCTCGGGATCGTCGCGGTGCTCAACATCATCCTGTACGTGACGATGAACCTGCCGCGGCTGCACCGCCAGGCCGTGGAAGAGCAGCGGCTGGCCGCGGTCACGCAGAGCCTCTCCGAGGTCTCCCGCCGGGTGGGCACCATGAAGGACCTCGACCAGCGCTTCGAGGGGGAGCAGGAGAAGGTGAAGAAGTTCTACGGCGACATCCTCGGGACCAAGGACTTGCGGATGATCCGCATCCAGCGCGAGGTGCGCGCCATCGCCACCTCGCTCGGGATGGACCCCGAGACGATCGCCTACCAGCCGGAGCTGCTCGACAAGGTCGGCCTGGTCCGCTTCAGCGTGAATGTCCCCCTGTCGGGCGATTACCGGAACCTGCGGCAGTTCATCAACAAGATCGAGAAATCGGAGAATTTCCTGATCGTGGACAGCGTGACCCTCGGGGGTTCGAAGGACGGCGGCGCCCTGCTCGACCTGAACATTCACCTGTCAACCTATTTCGATGCCCCGGAGCTGCGCGACCTCAAGCCGGCAGCCCCCAAGAAGCCCGAAGGGAAGACCTGA